A single window of Mustela erminea isolate mMusErm1 chromosome 4, mMusErm1.Pri, whole genome shotgun sequence DNA harbors:
- the GLP1R gene encoding glucagon-like peptide 1 receptor, which produces MARAPSPLCLALLLLGAVGRVGPRPQGATVSLSETVQKWREYRHQCQRFLTEAPPPATGLFCNRTFDEYACWPDGLPGSFVNVSCPWYLPWASSVLQGRVYRFCTAEGLWLRQDNSSSPWRNLSECEESKRGERSSPEEQLLSFSIIYTVGYTLSFSALVIASAILLSFRHLHCTRNYIHLNLFASFILRALSVFIRDAVLKWMYSTAPQQHQWDGLLSYQDSLGCRLVFLLMQYCVAANYYWLLVEGVYLYTLLAFSVFSEQRIFRLYLSIGWGVPLLFVIPWGIVKYLYEDEGCWTRNSNMNYWLIIRLPILFAIGVNFLIFIRVICIVVSKLKANVMCKTDIKCRLAKSTLTLIPLLGTHEVVFAFVMDEHARGTLRFIKLFTELSFTSFQGLMVAILYCFVNNEVQLEFRRSWERWRLKHLHTQGDSSMRPLKCPTSSLSSGGTMGSSVYAATCQASCS; this is translated from the exons GGTGCCACTGTGTCCCTCTCGGAGACAGTGCAGAAGTGGCGAGAATACCGACACCAGTGCCAGCGATTCCTGACTGAGGCTCCCCCACCAGCCACAG GTCTGTTCTGCAATCGGACCTTCGATGAGTATGCCTGCTGGCCAGACGGGCTGCCAGGCTCGTTCGTGAATGTCAGCTGCCCCTGGTACCTGCCCTGGGCCAGCAGTG TGCTGCAGGGCCGCGTTTACCGATTCTGCACAGCGGAGGGCCTGTGGCTGCGCCAGGACAACTCCAGCTCGCCCTGGAGGAACCTGTCAGAGTGCGAGGAGTCCAAGCGAGGGGAGAGA AGTTCCCCAGAGGAGCAGCTCCTGTCCTTTTCCATCATCTACACGGTGGGCTACACGCTGTCCTTCTCCGCTCTGGTCATCGCCTCGGCCATCCTCCTGAGCTTCAG ACACCTGCACTGCACCCGGAACTACATCCACCTGAACCTGTTTGCGTCCTTCATCCTGCGAGCCCTGTCCGTCTTCATCAGGGACGCGGTCCTCAAGTGGATGTACAGCACGGCCCCCCAGCAGCACCAGTGGGATGGGCTCCTCTCCTACCAG GATTCTCTGGGCTGCCGCCTGGTGTTCCTGCTCATGCAGTACTGCGTGGCAGCCAACTACTACTGGCTCCTGGTGGAGGGTGTGTACCTGTACACGCTTCTGGCCTTTTCCGTCTTCTCTGAGCAGCGCATCTTCAGGCTGTATCTGAGCATAGGCTGGG gtGTTCCCCTGCTGTTTGTTATCCCTTGGGGCATTGTCAAGTACCTCTATGAGGATGAGGG CTGCTGGACCAGGAACTCCAACATGAACTACTGGCTCATCATCCGGCTGCCCATTCTCTTTGCCATTGGG GTGAACTTCCTCATCTTTATCCGGGTCATCTGCATTGTGGTGTCCAAGCTCAAAGCCAATGTCATGTGCAAGACGGACATCAAGTGCAG aCTTGCCAAGTCCACCCTGACGCTCATCCCTCTGCTGGGGACCCACGAGGTCGTCTTTGCCTTTGTGATGGACGAGCATGCCCGGGGGACGCTGCGCTTCATCAAGCTGTTCACAGAGCTGTCCTTCACCTCCTTCCAG GGGCTGATGGTCGCCATCTTGTACTGCTTTGTCAACAATGAG GTCCAGCTGGAGTTTCGGAGGAGCTGGGAGCGCTGGCGGCTCAAGCACTTGCACACCCAGGGGGACAGCAGCATGAGGCCCCTCAAGTGCCCCACCAGCAGCCTGAGCAGCGGGGGCACCATGGGCAGCAGCGTCTATGCAGCCACCTGCCAGGCCTCCTGCAGCTAA